In Nocardia sp. NBC_00403, the DNA window GGACCGTGGTGTGGCTCGGCGCTGAGCAACCGGGCCGGGCGCTGCATCCCGATGCGGAGATCATCGACCTCGGCGGTGCGTTCGTGGCACCGGCGTTCGTCGATCCGCACGTGCATGTGACGGCGCTCGGCTTGAAGCTGACGGGGTTGGACCTGTCGCTCGCGCGTTCGCTCGCCCACTGCCTGGAACTGCTGCGCGAATACGCGACCGCACATCCCGAAGGGGCGATCCTCGGTGACGGCTGGGACGAGACGCGCTGGGCTGAAGGCAGGCCGCCGACTATCGAGGAGATCGACGCTGCGGCGGGGATCGGCCGTCAGGTCTACCTGTCACGGGTCGACGCGCATTCGGCAGTGGTGTCCACCGCGCTGTTGAACGCCGTGCCCCAGATAACCGGCGCGACCGGATTCACCAGGGGTGAACCCTTGCGCGTCACCGCGCATCACCTGGTGCGCACGACCGTGCTCGCGGGATTGGATCGGGCCCACCGTGATCGGGCCCGCCGGGCGGCTCTGGATGCCGCGGCCGCCCGTGGCATCGTCGCCGTGCACGAGTGCGCTGGACCGGAGATCGCGGGCCGCGCCGACGTGCGCGAACTGCTCGAGTTCAAGCACGGTGTCGAGGTTCGCGCGTACTGGGGTGAGCTGGTGCGCACCGCGGACGAGGCGCGGGCCCTGGCCGGTGAACTCGGTGTGCATGCACTGGGCGGCGATCTGTTCGTCGACGGCTCGCTCGGTTCGCACACCGCCTGGCTGCGCGAGCCGTATGCCGACTCCAGCGGCTCCGGCATCGGCTACATCGACACCGACGCGATCGCCGCACACGTGCAGGCGTGCACCGAGGCAGGCGTCCAGGCGGGCTTCCATGTTATCGGCGACGCCGCGATGGACGCGGTGGTCGCCGGATTCGAGCGGGTGGTGACAGCTCTGGGCGGACCGGCCGTCGCCGCGCGCGCGCACCGCGTCGAACATGCGGAAATGATCGATGCCGAGCAGATCCGCAAACTCGCCGCCTGGGGTGTAATCGCCAGCGTGCAACCCGCTTTCGACGCGACCTGGGGCGGGCAGGACGGAATGTACGCCGCCCGACTCGGTGGTGAACGCGCCGCCACTTTGAATCCCTTCGCCGCGATGGCCGCTGCCGGTATCGCGCTCGCGATCGGATCGGACGCACCGGTCACTGCTCTTGAACCCTGGTCGGCCGTCCGCGCCGCCGTCCAGCACCGTACTTCCGGCCACGGTCTCTCGCCGCGCGCCGCCTTCGCCGCAGCAACCAGGGGAGCGTGGCGAGCGGGCGGAGTTCGCGACGGCATCGCGGGCACGCTGATCCCCGGCGCTCCCGCATCCTACGCGGTGTGGGACGCCGACGAACTCGTCGTCGCCGCAGCCGCGGACACGGTCCAGCGCTGGTCCACCGACCCGCGTTCCCGCGTTCCCGGACTGCCCCCGCTGGACCTCGATGCGCCACTGCCGACCTGTTTGCGCACCGTGCACCGCGGAGTAACGATTCATGAAGCGTGAAACCGGCGGTATCGCAATGACATCGGATCTCGATGCCACCGCGCGGCCTGCATCGTGGAGCGCGCGACCGTGACGAACCCAGCAGGCCGCGGGTCGACGCGATCGGATTTATGGTCGATGACCAGTGGGGACCCGGTGGGAGACGGGCCGATGGGTGTGGTGGCGGAAGGCGGCCACCGGTGAACCGTGAGTGGGGCGCTGCCCTATGGCGGCAGCTCACGACCCTCATCGAACGGCATCCGGTGTGGTGGCGGTCGGTGTCGGCGGTGCTCGCGGGTGTGTTGTTGTTCGGCAGCTTCCCGCCGCGCCCGTGGTGGTTCCTCGCGCCGCTCGGCATCGCGGTGCTCACGCTGACGGTGCGCGGCAGTGGCAGGCTGCGCGGCGGATTCGGCTACGGATTCCTCGCCGGCCTCGGGTTTTTCATTCCACTGCTGCCGTGGACGGGGATCTACGTCGGCCCGGTGCCGTGGCTGACGCTTTCGACGGTGTGTGCGGTGTATATCGGACTTTTCGGACTGCTGGTGCGCCTGTTGTGCACGTTGCCTGCCTGGCCGCTGTGGGTCGCGCTGGCCTGGACGACGACGGAATGGGTCCGATCCAGCTTTCCCTTCGGTGGGTTTCCGTGGGGCCGTGTGGCATTCGGTCAGGCCGACGGATGGTATCTGCCGTTGGCGATGCTCGGCGGCGCTCCGTTGATCGGCTTCGCGGTGGCGTTGACCGGTGCTGCGGCGGCGGCACTTGTTCTCCAGCTGCGGGTGGCAGCGCGTGCGGACGCCGAAGCAACCCGTAGCCGGCCCACTCGCCTCGGGATTATTACTGCGGCAGTGACTCTGGCTATCATGCCTTGCGCCGGAGCGATCCTCCGGTCCGCGCTGCCCGACCCGGAGGATGGCGACCGGATGATCACGGTCGCCGCGATCCAGGGCAGCGTGCCGCGGCTCGGGTTGGACTTCAACGCGCAGCGGCGCGCCGTGCTGGACAACCATGTCCGGCGCACCGAGGAATTGGCTCGGGCAGTCGCGGCGGGGCAGGTTCGCAAGCCGGACATCGTGATCTGGCCGGAGAACTCGTCGGACATCGACCCATTGCGCAACGCCGACGCGGGCGCGCTGATCACCGAGGCTTCGCAGCAGATCGGTGCGCCCATTCTGGTCGGCGCGGTGCTGGTGAACGCCGACCGCACGACGACCAATTCGGTGATCGTGTGGAACGGTGCGGCGGGTCCGGGGGAGCGGCACGACAAGAAGATCATCCAGCCGTTCGGCGAATACCTGCCGATGCGCAGCTTCTTCCGACTGTTCTCCGAATATGCCGATCGTGCCGGATATTTCGTGCCCGGTCACGGCGACGGTGTGGTGCGCGCCGACGGCGTCGAGATCGGTGTTGCCACCTGCTATGAGGTCGCCTTCGATCGGGCCTTCCGTGATTCGATGCGGGCGGGCGCCCAACTGCTGACCGTGCCGACCAACAATGCGACCTTCGGCGACAGCGAGATGACCTACCAGCAGCTGGCCATGTCGCGCGTGCGCGCGGTCGAGCACGGCCGCGCGCTCGTCGTCGCCGCGACCTCCGGTGTCAGCGCGATCATCGGGGCGGACGGTGCGGTACAGCAGGAGACCGCCAAGTTTGTGCCCGCCGCGCTGGTAGCCGAGCTACCGCTGCGCAGCTCGATGACATTTGCGACCCGAATCGGACCCGCGCCGGAACTGCTCTCGGTTATCCTGACCACTGCCGCTGTGGTGTTCACGGTTACCCGGCGGCGCAATGCCCGCGGTAGCACAGCGACCGGTGCGGATGCTTTCCTCGATGAGCCGGTCGGTTGATCCTGGCGCACGTTCGATCCACGCTGCCGCCGATGGTTCCATGCGGCGGTTGATCTTCTCCACGCAGCGATGCCACGTCCAATAACCGAACATTCGGTATTTTTTGGGGCAGGTGTGACTGGCGGACGCCCGCCCCGCGGTCCTGTGCGCCATTCGCCAGACTGTAGCTGGAGCTGAGATTTACTGCCCTGCTTGTCGCCATACCCCGCCGTCTAGGGCCTATTTTCGCCGAAATTGCCAGTTTGCGGAGACGTAGCTGACGAAAGTGACTTGCCGCCAACGGCGTTGGATGTGAAACAAATCCAAAACGTCGGCCATCCGGCCGATGTGATGCTCCGAATCATAGGGCGTGGATCACGTCCTACGGCTGGCGCGTGCGCGTCTGCTGTGGCGGTGCTCGGGGAGTGCGTCAACAGCGGCAGAAATGGAGTGATTGATGAGTTCATTGGCCACGGACCGTGTAGCCCAATGTTCTTCCGGTGAATTCTCGGCCCAGCCCTTTGCACTCTCGCCCGCGCAGACGGCCCTGTGGTATGCGCAGCGGATCCGCCCCGATGTGCCGCTCACGATCGCTCAGTATGTCGAGATTCACGGCGATCTCGACATCGGCATGCTGCTCTATTCGATCGAACGTTTCGGCGCCGAAACCGAGGTCGGCCATGTGCGCCTGGTCGAGATCGACGGTGTCCCGCACCAGGTGATCGATCCGGAACGGCGCCCGGGCTGGGCCAGGATCGATCTGCGCGAGGAGGCCGATCCGCACGCCGCCGCGCTGCGCTGGATGAACGAGCATGCCAGCTCGCCGATCGATCTGGAACACGATCCCCTCACGGCCAATGTGGTGCTGCGGACCGGCGATTCGGACTACATCTGGTACGCACGTGCCCATCACATTGTTATCGACGGCTACGGTGCGATGAATGCGCTGACCCGCACCGCCGAGATCTACACCGCCATCGAGGGCCACACCGAACCGGTGGTCTCGCGGGCGACGCCACTGGCCACGATCTACGCCGACGCGTCCACCTACCGCGATTCGAGCCGGTTCCGCACCGACCGCGAATACTGGCACGAGCAGTTGGCGGGTGCGGGCGAGCCGATGACGCTGTCGAACGTGAACGACACCACCGCGGGGCTCGAAGCGGGCAGGCGACGCGCCACGGCCGTCCTCGACGACGCGACCTCGGCGGCGATGGATGCGGCGACGGCCGCGTGCGAAACACACAACTCGACCCTGTTCGTCGCGGCGCTGGCCAGCTATGTGCGGTCGGTGACCGGCAATCCCGACGTGGTACTGAGCCTGCCTGTCTCGGCGCGCACCACCGTTGCGCTGCGCCGTTCGGCCGGTGTGGTGTCGAATGTGGTGCCGATCCGGTTGCAGTTCGGTCCCGAGACCACCGTGCGCGATGCGGTCCGTGCCGCCGAACTGCAGATCACCGGAGCGTTGCGTCATCAGCGCTATCAGCATGACGACATCCGCCGAGACTGCGGCTACTCCCGCGACGCCCGCGGATTCTTCGGACCGATGGTCAACATCATGCTGTTCCATACCGAGCTGAAGTTCGGCAGCCTGCTCGGCACGCTGCACGTGCTGGCGACCGGCCCGGTCGAGGATCTATCGATCAACCTGTACAACGGCGATGGCAACCGCATCCATGTCGATTTCGAGGCCAACTCACGGCTCTACGGTGATGCCGAAGTAGCAACGCACCACAGCCGCTTCCTCGATTTCTTGACCAGGTTCCTCGCGGCCGAACCCAGCACCCCGGCGTTGTCGCTGACGGCGATCACCGATGCCGAACGCGAACGCGTGCTGACCGGGTGGAACGCCACCGAGACGTCGGCCCGACAAGGCACCCTCGCCGGCCTGTTCGCCGATCGTGCCGTGATCTGCCCGGAGGCGACGGCACTCGAATTCGGCGACGAGACACTGACCTACCGCGAGCTCGACGAGCGCGCCAACCGGCTGGCCCGGTTGCTCATCGCGCGTGGCGCGGGCCCCGAATCCGTGGTTGCACTGTGCCTGCAGCGCAGCACGGAACTCCTCGTCGGTATGTATGCGATCGTCAAGACCGGTGCGGCCTACCTGCCGCTGGACCCCGACCACCCGGCCGAGCGGATCGAGGAGATCCTGCACCAGGCCGAACCGGTATGCGTGTTGACCGCCGCACGTGACGAGCTCACCCTGCCCACGGGCACCGCGCAGCTGGCCATCGATACCGTCGAGCTGTTCGCATTCGATGCGCGCCCGATCAATGACATCGACCGGCGCGCACCGTTGCGCGCCGATCACCTGGCGTACGTCATCTTCACCTCGGGCTCGACCGGAAAGCCCAAGGGCGTCGGCGTGACTCACGCCGCGATCGTCAACCGGCTGCGCTGGATGCAGCACGAATATCCGCTCGACGCTACCGATGCGGTACTCCAGAAGACTCCGGCCACTTTCGATGTGTCGGTGTGGGAGTTCTTCTGGCCCTTGCAGATCGGCGCCCGACTGGTGATCGCGGCACCGGATGGGCATCGGGATCCCAGCTATCTGGCCCACACCATCGCCGAAAAAGGTATCACCACAGCACATTTCGTGCCGTCTATGCTGTCGTTGTTCGTCACCGATACCGATGTGCGCGGCTGCACCGGGTTGCGTCGGGTCTTCTGCAGCGGTGAGGCGTTGCCCGCGGCCACAGTCCGTGATTTCTACGCGGCGCTGCACGGAACGCAGCTGCACAACCTGTACGGACCCACCGAGGCCGCGGTCGATGTCACCTACTGGCCCTGCCCCGTCGACCCGCCGAGTGTGCCGATCGGATCACCGGTGTGGAACACCCAAACCTATGTGCTGGATTCGCGATTGCAACCGGTGCCGCCGGGGGTGGCGGGGGAGCTGTATCTTGCCGGAGTTCAGCTCGCTCGCGGTTACCTCGGTCAGCCGCGGCTGACCGCGGATCGTTTCGTGGCCAATCCGTTCACGCCGGGCACCCGGATGTACCGGACCGGTGACCTCGCGCGTTGGCAGGCCGACGCGACGGACCGCGGTGTCCTCGAGTACCTGGGGCGCAGCGACTTCCAGGTCAAGATCCGCGGCCTGCGCATCGAACTCGGCGAGATCGAGGCGGCTCT includes these proteins:
- a CDS encoding amidohydrolase; amino-acid sequence: MSTQLLIGGRFYSSSSPDATAMAVTDGTVVWLGAEQPGRALHPDAEIIDLGGAFVAPAFVDPHVHVTALGLKLTGLDLSLARSLAHCLELLREYATAHPEGAILGDGWDETRWAEGRPPTIEEIDAAAGIGRQVYLSRVDAHSAVVSTALLNAVPQITGATGFTRGEPLRVTAHHLVRTTVLAGLDRAHRDRARRAALDAAAARGIVAVHECAGPEIAGRADVRELLEFKHGVEVRAYWGELVRTADEARALAGELGVHALGGDLFVDGSLGSHTAWLREPYADSSGSGIGYIDTDAIAAHVQACTEAGVQAGFHVIGDAAMDAVVAGFERVVTALGGPAVAARAHRVEHAEMIDAEQIRKLAAWGVIASVQPAFDATWGGQDGMYAARLGGERAATLNPFAAMAAAGIALAIGSDAPVTALEPWSAVRAAVQHRTSGHGLSPRAAFAAATRGAWRAGGVRDGIAGTLIPGAPASYAVWDADELVVAAAADTVQRWSTDPRSRVPGLPPLDLDAPLPTCLRTVHRGVTIHEA
- the lnt gene encoding apolipoprotein N-acyltransferase, with product MWWRSVSAVLAGVLLFGSFPPRPWWFLAPLGIAVLTLTVRGSGRLRGGFGYGFLAGLGFFIPLLPWTGIYVGPVPWLTLSTVCAVYIGLFGLLVRLLCTLPAWPLWVALAWTTTEWVRSSFPFGGFPWGRVAFGQADGWYLPLAMLGGAPLIGFAVALTGAAAAALVLQLRVAARADAEATRSRPTRLGIITAAVTLAIMPCAGAILRSALPDPEDGDRMITVAAIQGSVPRLGLDFNAQRRAVLDNHVRRTEELARAVAAGQVRKPDIVIWPENSSDIDPLRNADAGALITEASQQIGAPILVGAVLVNADRTTTNSVIVWNGAAGPGERHDKKIIQPFGEYLPMRSFFRLFSEYADRAGYFVPGHGDGVVRADGVEIGVATCYEVAFDRAFRDSMRAGAQLLTVPTNNATFGDSEMTYQQLAMSRVRAVEHGRALVVAATSGVSAIIGADGAVQQETAKFVPAALVAELPLRSSMTFATRIGPAPELLSVILTTAAVVFTVTRRRNARGSTATGADAFLDEPVG